From Fusarium fujikuroi IMI 58289 draft genome, chromosome FFUJ_chr07, a single genomic window includes:
- a CDS encoding related to ADP-ribosylation factor 1: protein MAGLFQRVYNWLMRMFWAMEMEVTMVGLQNAGKTSLLRVLAGGEFTLDSIPTVGFNMKKVQRGHVTLKCWDIGGQPRFRTMWERYCRGVSAIVFIVDIADTPLIPQAKEELHDLMSRKSLEGIPLLILGNKSDLPDKLSVDELIDELDLKSIRGREVCCYGISAKEETNLDAVVEFLMKYATRP, encoded by the exons GGCGATGGAAATGGAAGTGACGATGGTTGGTTTGCAAAATGCTGGAAAGACATCGTTATTACGAGTTCTTGCT GGCGGTGAATTCACTCTCGA CTCCATCCCCACCGTTGGTTTCAACATGAAAAAGGTACAGCGCGGGCATGTTACCTTGAAGTGTTGGGATATTGGCGGCCAGCCCCGGTTTCGAACCATGTGGGAAAGATATTGTCGAGGCGTGAGCGCCATCGTCTTTATCGTGGATATTGCCGATACACCTTTGATTCCCCAAGCGAAGGAAGAGCTCCATGATCTCATGAGCCGCAAGTCGCTTGAGGGTATACCGCTTCTCATCCTGGGGAATAAGTCCGATCTTCCGGACAAGCTTTCGGTGGATGAGTTGATTGACGAGCTAGACCTGAAGAGCATACGAGGTCGTGAGGTGTGCTGCTATGGTATCAGCgcgaaagaagagacaaacCTTGACGCAGTAGTCGAGTTTCTAATGAAGTATGCCACGCGACCATGA
- a CDS encoding probable threonine aldolase has product MGDAISEKPHNAWLGAKGPAALDLRSDVVTTPTPAMLEAVKSCSLLDDVFQEDPATNDLEAYVAERTGKEAGLFVLSGTMGNQLALRSLLTQPPYSVLCDYRAHIFTAEAGGTSNLTGAQIQTVIPKNGRYMTLEEIQENVTLDDDVHGCPTRVISLENTLHGMVMPLSEVKRISEFAREHGIKLHLDGARLWEAVVSGAGSLTEYCSYFDTISLCLSKGLGAPAGSVIVGPKATLKHARWVRKSIGGGLRQSGVLTSAGRIAIEQTFGKSPNGQDGPLKASHEMARKVDDLWTSMGGTIDEPTETNMVWLNLKATGCSEKRFIEIGAEAGLKFMCNRLVTHYQVAQNEEEVLRRLKIVFEKVLGERGDSSAQQKIGKGSVYVPQ; this is encoded by the exons ATGGGAGACGCTATCTCTGAGAAGCCTCATAATGCCTGGCTCGGTGCCAAGGGGCCTGCGGCTCTTGACCTCCGCA GCGATGTAGTGacgacaccaacaccagctaTGTTGGAAGCTGTCAAATCATGCTCTCTCCTTGACGATGTCTTCCAGGAGGACCCTGCTACAAACGACCTTGAAGCCTATGTTGCGGAACGCACCGGAAAGGAAGCCGGTCTTTTCGTCCTCTCAGGAACAATGGGAAACCAGCTCGCTCTTCGATCTCTTCTCACTCAGCCTCCTTACTCGGTACTGTGCGATTACCGAGCTCACATTTTCACCGCTGAAGCAGGCGG CACTTCAAACCTCACAGGGGCTCAGATTCAGACTGTCATTCCTAAAAATGGCAGATACATGACGCTTGAAGAGATTCAGGAGAATGTGActctggatgatgatgttcaCGGTTGCCCTACACGTGTCATCAGTTTGGAAAACACTCTTCACGGCATGGTCATGCCTCTCAGTGAGGTCAAGCGAATATCTGAGTTCGCCAGAGAGCACGGCATTAAGTTACACTTGGACGGCGCACGACTATGGGAGGCTGTGGTCTCTGGAGCAGGATCTCTGACCGAATACTGTTCCTACTTTGACACCATCAGTCTATGTCTGTCCAAGGGTCTTGGTGCACCAGCAGGAAGTGTCATTGTTGGCCCCAAAGCCACACTGAAGCACGCTCGTTGGGTCCGCAAGTCGATTGGCGGCGGTCTACGGCAATCTGGTGTTCTCACATCTGCAGGACGCATCGCTATCGAGCAGACCTTTGGAAAATCACCCAACGGCCAAGACGGGCCACTCAAGGCGTCTCACGAGATGGCACGCAAGGTCGACGACCTCTGGACGAGCATGGGTGGCACGATTGATGAGCCAACGGAGACCAACATGGTGTGGTTGAACCTCAAGGCGACAGGATGCAGTGAGAAGCGGTTTATTGAGATTGGCGCAGAAGCTGGGCTCAAGTTCATGTGTAACCGGTTGGTGACGCACTACCAGGTCGCGCAgaatgaggaagaggttcTGAGACGGTTGAAGATTGTGTTTGAAAAGGTTTTAGGCGAGAGAGGAGATTCCAGTGCCCAGCAAAAGATTGGGAAGGGCAGTGTATATGTGCCCCAATAG
- a CDS encoding related to trehalase precursor, whose product MPSPRHIAAALAASATTVSALYVNGTVVAPCDSPIYCHGEILEQIELAQPFSDSKTFVDMPAIRPLSEIQDAFDKLDKPLRNNSALTEFLSDYFADAGGELEEVPEDELETDPKFLDKINNTAIKEFTQKVIDIWPDLTRRYDQDSKNCSDCPNSFIPVNRSFVVAGGRFREPYYWDSYWIIEGLLRTGGSFINIAKNTIENFLDFIEEYGFVPNGARIYYLNRSQPPLLSQMIKAYIEHTNDTDILERALPLLVQEHEFFMTNRSVPVYINNETYYLNTYNVSNTRPRPESYREDYVTANNKSYYSPSGEVYSGGEELNFKTKEALYGNLASGAESGLDYSVKWVARPDDAIRDNYFPLRYLNTRNIIPVDLNSILYGNEIAIAEFYEQTGNSSASRQWREVAANRSFAMHAFMWNETHWSYFDYNLTSKAQSIFYPTDNNTAEIDKENAPKGKQVFFSPTQFYPFWLGAAPDYLKNNPYAVLNAYKRVSYYLDTRQGGIPASNVESGQQWDQPNVWPPLMHILMSGLEKVPATFGIMDPSFIEVRRLALRLAQRYLDSTFCTWRATGGTTSDLPRIQSAAEGADGIMFEKYADNATNVAGGGGEYEVVEGFGWTNGVLIWAVDEFGNRLKQPQCNFTGDSSNERRDTSSAVMLHARDAARIKKFGNRKRAAEKATHKRSSRLFHF is encoded by the exons ATGCCGTCTCCACGACATATCGCTGCGGCTTTGGCTGCGTCAGCGACAACCGTTTCTGCTCTATACGTGAACGGCACAGTCGTTGCGCCTTGCGACTCACCAATTTACTGCCATGGAGAGATTCTCGAGCAGATTGAGCTTGCCCAACCCTTCAGTGACTCCAAGACCTTTGTTGATAT GCCAGCTATTCGTCCTCTGAGCGAGATCCAGGATGCTTTCGACAAGTTGGATAAGCCGCTACGTAACAATTCGGCTCTCACGGAGTTCCTCAGTGACTACTTTGCcgatgctggtggtgagcTCGAGGAAGTCCCTGAAGATGAGCTTGAAACAGATCCCAAGTTTctcgacaagatcaacaacacTGCCATCAAGGAATTCACACAAAAGGTCATCGATATTTGGCCTGACCTGACTCGTCGCTACGACCAAGACTCCAAGAACTGCAGCGATTGCCCCAACAGTTTCATCCCCGTCAACCGATCCTTCGTCGTTGCTGGTGGACGTTTCCGTGAGCCTTATTACTGGGATTCGTACTGGATCATCGAGGGTCTTCTTCGAACTGGCGGCTCTTTCATCAACATTGCAAAGAACACGATCGAGAACTTCCTTGATTTCATTGAGGAGTATGGCTTCGTCCCCAATGGCGCTCGTATCTACTACCTCAACCGATCTCAGCCTCCTCTGCTGTCTCAGATGATAAAGGCTTATATCGAGCACACCAACGATACTGATATTCTTGAGCGTGCTCTGCCTCTGCTTGTGCAGGAGCATGAGTTCTTCATGACGAACCGTTCGGTTCCGGTCTACATCAACAATGAGACTTACTACCTCAACAC ATATAATGTTTCCAACACTCGACCACGACCCGAGTCTTACCGGGAAGACTATGTTACTGCAAACAACAAGTCTTACTACTCGCCATCCGGTGAGGTTTACAGCGGTGGTGAAGAACTCAACTTCAAGACAAAGGAGGCTCTGTACGGAAATCTCGCCAGTGGTGCTGAGAGTGGTCTCGACTATTCAG TTAAGTGGGTGGCCAGACCCGATGATGCTATTCGCGACAATTACTTCCCTCTCCGATACCTCAACACTAGAAACATCATCCCTGTTGACCTCAACTCGATCTTGTACGGAAACGAGATCGCCATCGCTGAGTTCTATGAGCAGACAGGCAACAGCAGTGCCAGCCGTCAATGGCGCGAAGTCGCTGCCAACCGCAGCTTTGCCATGCACGCCTTCATGTGGAACGAGACCCATTGGAGCTACTTCGACTACAACTTGACTTCCAAGGCACAGTCGATCTTTTACCCAACCGACAACAACACTGCCGAGATTGACAAGGAGAACGCTCCCAAAGGCAAGCAGGTCTTCTTCAGCCCTACCCAGTTCTACCCCTTCTGGCTGGGCGCTGCCCCGGATTATCTCAAGAATAACCCATATGCTGTACTCAATGCTTACAAGCGTGTCTCGTACTATCTGGATACCCGCCAAGGTGGTATTCCCGCCAGTAACGTCGAGTCGGGACAGCAGTGGGATCAGCCTAATGTCTGGCCTCCACTGATGCACATCCTCATGTCAGGACTTGAAAAGGTCCCTGCAACATTTGGCATCATGGATCCTTCTTTCATCGAGGTCCGTAGACTGGCTCTGCGTCTCGCCCAGCGATATCTGGACTCAACTTTCTGCACTTGGCGCGCAACTGGAGGAACAACTTCAGATCTGCCCCGAATCCAGTCAGCAGCTGAGGGGGCTGATGGCATCATGTTTGAGAAGTACGCCGACAACGCTACCAACGTTGCAGGAGGCGGTGGTGAGTACGAAGTCGTTGAGGGCTTCGGCTGGACCAACGGTGTGCTCATctgggctgttgatgagtttggcaaCAGACTGAAGCAGCCCCAGTGTAACTTCACTGGGGACTCTTCTAATGAGCGTCGTGATACCAGCAGCGCTGTCATGTTGCATGCTCGCGATGCTGCTCGCATCAAGAAGTTTGGCAACAGGAAGAGGGCCGCTGAGAAGGCTACCCATAAGAGGTCTAGCCGTCTGTTTCACTTCTAA
- a CDS encoding related to dipeptidyl aminopeptidase B yields the protein MDASRDNSDSRALEDDDPLKEEDDLETGPFLGPGASLHREPMDRGLRRILIIVGSVFVAAWLIGLGTFLYFGSYHHESDTEHDPDAATRGSGKAVTMDQLFSGFWQAKSHSISWIGGPDGEDGLLLEVGASEKPYIVVEDIRSDKEARSPIDTEVKASKSRTLMKDNFFVYEGNQYSPEWNEPSPDLKKVLLGVEKKKNWRHSFSAIYFILDVETQEAEPLVPGKPDARIQLATWSPKSDAVSYTQDNNLYIRKLDDKKNVVKITKDGGPEYFYGIPDWVYEEEVFGGRSATWWSDDGEYLAFLRTNETGVPEFPVQFFIKRPSGTDPEEGEEAYPEVEQIKYPKAGAHNPVVDLLFYDVSKKDVFSVDIDGAFADDDRIINNLIWAGGKALVKETNRVSDVLKVVLIDVGSRKGKTVNTIDVDEIDGGWFEISHKTAYIPADPENGRDHDGYVDSYLHEGYDHLAYFTPLDNPEPIMLTKGEWEIDDAPSAIDLANNLVYFIAAKESSIQRHVYSVKLDGTSLEALTDPETEAYYDASFSKGAGFVLLSYRGPKVPSQKVISTPSSVFTYERVVEDNSELAERARRHELPVMQYGTLDLGDGVEVNYVERRPPHFDPKKEYPVLFQQYSGPGSQSVTKRFSVDFQAYVASALGYLVVTVDPRGTGFLGRKHRVVVRSQLGVLESQDHIAAAKSFASRPYVDADRLAIWGWSYGGFTTLKTLEQDAGRTFSYGMAVAPVTDWRFYDSIYTERYMRTPQENPDGYDMSMIANATALGSNKRFLLMHGVADDNVHFQNSLTLLDELDLAGVENYDVHVFPDSDHSIFFHNGNRIVYDKLRNWLINAFNGEWLKISDPKPHKDGIEKEKREIDAVSLV from the exons ATGGACGCTTCAAGAGATAACAGCGATTCTCGAGCTCTCGAGGACGATGATCCcctcaaggaagaggatgacctAGAGACGGGTCCTTTCCTCGGTCCTGGAGCTTCCCTGCATCGCGAGCCCATGGATAGAGGATTGCGACGcattctcatcattgtcGGCTCTGTCTTCGTCGCAGCTTGGCTTATAGGTCTCGGCACATTCCTCTATTTCGGTTCATATCATCACGAGAGCGATACCGAGCACGATCCTGATGCTGCGACGCGAGGTTCGGGAAAGGCCGTTACAATGGATCAGCTCTTCAGTGGCTTCTGGCAGGCCAAGTCACATAGTATCAGCTGGATTGGCGGTCCTGATGGGGAGGATGGTTTGCTGCTTGAGGTTGGAGCTAGCGAGAAGCCATACATTGTTGTCGAGGATATCCGCAGCGATAAGGAGGCCAGATCACCCATTGATACAGAAGTCAAAGCCTCCAAGTCGCGAACATTGATGAAGGACAACTTCTTTGTTTACGAGGGAAACCAATACTCTCCCGAATGGAATGAGCCCAGTCCCGATCTGAAGAAGGTCCTTCTCGgcgtcgagaagaagaaaaactGGCGTCACTCTTTCAGCGCCATCTACTTCATTCTCGATGTCGAGACTCAGGAAGCTGAACCGCTCGTCCCGGGCAAGCCCGATGCTCGAATTCAGCTCGCTACATGGAGTCCCAAGAGCGACGCCGTATCTTATACGCAAGACAACAACTTGTATATCCGGAAGTTGGACGATAAGAAGAATGTCGTCAAGATCACCAAGGATGGCGGTCCAGAGTACTTCTACGGTATTCCCGACTGGGTctacgaggaagaagtctttgGTGGCCGCAGCGCTACGTGGTGGTCTGATGATGGCGAGTACTTGGCCTTCCTTCGCACAAACGAGACCGGCGTTCCCGAGTTTCCAGTCCAGTTCTTCATCAAGCGACCCAGTGGCACAGACCcagaagagggagaagaggcgTATCCCGAGGTTGAGCAGATCAAGTATCCCAAGGCTGGTGCGCACAACCCAGTTGTTGACCTGCTCTTCTACGACGTGTCGAAGAAGGATGTCTTCTCTGTTGATATCGACGGTGCATTTGCGGACGATGatcgcatcatcaacaatcttaTATGGGCCGGTGGCAAGGCTCTCGTCAAGGAGACCAACCGTGTCAGCGATGTTCTCAAGGTCGTCCTGATCGACGTTGGTTCTCGCAAGGGCAAGACTGTCAACACTATCGACGTCGATGAGATTGACGGTGGTTGGTTCGAGATCTCCCACAAGACAGCTTATATCCCCGCCGATCCTGAGAATGGCCGCGATCACGATGGATACGTTGACTCTTATCTACACGAGGGCTATGATCATCTAGCTTACTTCACTCCTCTCGACAACCCTGAGCCCATCATGCTTACCAAGGGCGAATGGGAAATCGATGATGCTCCCTCAGCAATCGATCTCGCAAACAATTTAGTCTATTTCATCGCCGCCAAAGAGTCATCTATTCAGCGCCATGTCTACTCTGTCAAGCTTGATGGTACCTCTCTCGAAGCTCTGACTGACCCTGAGACTGAGGCTTACTACGATGCTTCCTTTTCCAAGGGTGCTGGCTTTGTCCTCCTGTCATACCGCGGACCCAAGGTTCCCAGCCAAAAGGTCATCTCCACACCTTCGAGTGTCTTTACCTACGAGCGTGTCGTCGAGGACAACTCCGAGCTAGCCGAGCGTGCCCGTCGCCACGAGCTTCCTGTTATGCAGTACGGCAccctcgatcttggtgatggcgttgaggtcAACTACGTTGAAAGGCGTCCCCCTCACTTCGACCCGAAGAAGGAGTACCCTGTTCTCTTCCAGCAGTACTCCGGTCCGGGCTCTCAGTCTGTTACCAAGAGATTCTCCGTTGACTTCCAAGCCTATGTCGCCTCAGCCCTCGGCTATCTAGTTGTCACCGTCGATCCTCGAGGCACAGGCTTCCTTGGCCGCAAGCACCGTGTAGTAGTCCGCTCACAACTCGGTGTTCTGGAGTCGCAGGATCACATCGCCGCTGCCAAGTCTTTCGCTTCCCGTCCCTACGTCGATGCCGATCGCCTGGCCATCTGGGGCTGGTCCTATGGCGGCTTTACTACCCTCAAGACACTTGAGCAGGACGCCGGACGCACTTTCAGCTATGGCATGGCTGTCGCCCCTGTCACTGACTGGCGCTTCTACGACAGTATCTACACCGAGCGTTACATGCGTACACCGCAAGAGAATCCTGACGGCTACGACATGTCTATGATCGCCAATGCCACAGCCCTCGGCAGCAATAAGCGTTTCCTTCTTATGCACGGTGTTGCCGATGACAATGTCCACTTCCAGAACTCGCTCAcgcttcttgatgagcttgatcttgCGGGTGTAGAGAACTATGATGTTCACGTTTTCCCCGATAGCGACCACAGTATCTTCTTCCATAACGGAAACCGCATCGTATACGATA AACTTCGTAATTGGCTGATCAACGCCTTTAATGGCGAGTGGCTCAAGATCTCTGACCCAAAACCTCACAAGGATGgcatcgagaaggagaagcgtGAGATTGATGCAGTGTCTTTGGTTTAG
- a CDS encoding related to beta-1,4-mannosyl-glycoprotein 4-beta-N-acetylglucosaminyltransferase, with translation MASCVPYRVFLSLILLVCMVVLLSKQPFFDRSHIHRITDTDISVSLSLPRLNFSRSHHEYYASDAARSLCASHGYTVFNPHPDAPNGRRKIYDLFMVNTELDFLEIRLKTLYNYVDYFVVVEAPLTFQGGPKDLVIRDNWKRFEPYHDKMIYHQLDYPKDFKPLRHWDREDLQRNAMFDQVFPKLTGEQTPTLGDAILVADVDEILRPATMLLLRTCNFPRRLTLSSKFYYYSFQFLHDGPEWPFPQATYYQGMRNTILPGNLRTGDAGIPLLRDLEKGTLANAGWHCSSCFSTMGQFLNKMASFSHAWMNHESFRDRDRIASAIREGVDLWGRKENTFTRIDNNADLPTCLLEDRERFRYMLDRSGKTAGFSDYP, from the coding sequence ATGGCTTCTTGCGTGCCTTATCGTGTGTTCCTCTCGTTGATACTCCTCGTTTGCATGGTCGTGCTTCTATCTAAGCAGCCGTTCTTCGATCGTTCACACATTCATCGCATTACTGATACAGATATCAGCGTTTCTCTCTCGCTTCCTCGACTTAACTTTTCAAGGTCGCATCACGAATACTACGCATCAGATGCCGCTCGCTCGTTATGCGCCTCACATGGCTACACTGTCTTCAACCCTCATCCCGACGCGCCAAACGGTCGCCGCAAGATTTACGACCTCTTCATGGTCAATACAGAACTGGACTTTCTCGAGATCCGGCTAAAGACTCTGTATAATTATGTCGATTATTTTGTTGTCGTTGAGGCGCCACTTACCTTCCAGGGCGGCCCCAAGGACCTTGTCATCCGTGACAACTGGAAGCGCTTTGAGCCTTACCACGACAAGATGATTTATCATCAGCTTGATTATCCGAAAGACTTCAAGCCCTTGCGTCACTGGGATCGGGAAGACTTACAGCGCAACGCTATGTTCGACCAAGTCTTCCCAAAGCTCACTGGCGAGCAAACCCCAACTCTAGGCGATGCCATTCTGGTTGCCGATGTCGACGAGATTCTGCGCCCTGCAACGATGCTGTTACTTAGGACATGCAACTTCCCTCGTCGCCTGACCCTCTCTTCCaagttttattattattccTTCCAGTTCCTCCACGATGGGCCCGAGTGGCCATTCCCACAGGCAACCTATTATCAAGGCATGCGTAATACCATTCTTCCTGGAAATTTGAGAACTGGAGATGCAGGAATTCCTCTGCTCAGGGATTTGGAAAAGGGGACATTGGCCAATGCCGGTTGGCACTGCAGCTCGTGCTTTTCGACAATGGGCCAATTCCTGAACAAGATGGCCAGTTTCTCGCATGCGTGGATGAACCACGAATCCTTCCGCGATCGGGATCGTATCGCAAGTGCGATACGTGAAGGTGTTGACCTATGGGGGCGTAAAGAGAATACGTTCACTCGAATAGACAATAATGCCGACCTTCCAACTTGTCTGCTTGAGGATCGGGAGAGGTTTCGATATATGCTGGATCGAAGTGGCAAGACCGCGGGGTTCAGCGACTACCCATAA